From the genome of Pseudomonas hamedanensis:
ATCGCTTCGGGGGCGTCCTCCTTGGACGAGGTGGCCGGCATTCGGGATGGCGTGGAATTGTTGTAAGACGAAAACGGTGTGCCATGCACGAACACCAGCGGCGGGCCGTCGCCGCGCACGGCATAGCGCACCTGATGCCCGTTGAAGTCAAAGACCTGATCCATCAGCCAGTCCGTCATGGGCCTGTCCTCTTGGCGGGTTTGAGCCAAGAAGCATAGGCGTAAAAAAACAGCCGTGAAGGCTGTTTGTTCGTTGGCTGACACGCCGCCTGTCCCTGTGGGAGCGGGCTTGCTCGCGAAGGCGGTGTGTCAGGAAAAAAATGTCGACTGATGCATTGCCTTCGCGAGCAAGCCCGCTCCCACAAGGTTTTGTATGGGGCTGCGGATCGGCTTATTCCCCGCGATAAATGCAGCCGCTGGTACAGGTCTCATGAATGCGGATCGCGCTGAGTTCCGGCAGCAGCGGCTTCAGTTCTTTCCAGATGAATTTGGCCAGCACTTCACTGGTCGGGTTTTCCAGACCGGGGATGTCATTGAGGTAGTTGTGGTCGAGACGCTCGTACAGTGGCTTGAAAATCGCCTTGATCTCGGAGAAGTCACGAATCCAGCCAGTGTGCGGATCAAGGTCGCCGCTCAGGTGGATGGCCACCTTGAACGAGTGACCGTGCAGGCGCCCGCACTTGTGGCCGTCCGGGACGTGCGGCAGGCGGTGGGCGGATTCGAAAGTAAATTCCTTGAAGATTTCCACAGTATTTTCGGCTCTGTTCAGATGGCGTTCGCCGCAGCGATTCGGGCAGGCGGCGAGTTTATCAGCTTGTATCTGGCCGTGCTGACTAAAGGGTCAGCAACCGATCGGCGAGGCGACCGTTGGCTGTCAGTTCGAGAAACTCGTCACCCAGCCGGCGGCTTTCGTCCATTGCCGTGTGCCAGTATTTCTGCCGGCTCGGGGCATCGCCCATGAAACGTTTGAAGTCGTTGCGATCCGGCAGTTTGCCGTAGGGCAGACGCGCCAGATATTCCTTCGACGGCGCAAGCAGCAGCACGTCTTGCAAGCGCTGCACCGAAGCGCGGCGCCACGGCAGGGTCTTGTCGAACCAGCCAGGAATCACCCGGTCGGTGAAGTGCGGATAGAGCACGATGCCGTCGCCGCTGTAGGGCAGGTCGAGGTGATAGTCGAGCAGGCCGCCGTCACGGAACGTGCCCGCGCCAGCGCCGGGCAAGTCACGCACACCTTCCATGACCATCGGAATCGACCCCGACGCCAGCAGGGCCTGACGCAGGTTGCCGGCATTGAGGGTAACGAAGCGCGACGGAAAATCGGTCAACGCATCAAGCGGTGGCGCCAGGCGCGGATCGTGGATGATCAGCCGTTCGAAGTGGCGCGACAGGCGGGCGCGCCCACGCAGGTTGTCGGCGATCACCGAACCCAGCGCCAGACCGAGCCGGCCGCGATGATCCTCGGCCAGTCGCCCCTGGCTTTTCACCACCATGATGTTCAAGCGGTAATGGATGTTTTCGAGGATGCTCGCATCGCGGCCGTCGAGCAGATCGTTGAGCATGCGCTGCGAGCTCTGGCTGATCTCGGCCATGGTCAGGCCCTTGTTGAAATGCTGCTCGGCGTAAAGATGACCGAGCCGGCGCAGACCTTCGGCGGCGTCCGGCAGGCAGGCACTGGCGAAGCGCCAGGAGCCGACCGACGCACCAATCAGCGACCGCTCGCGTGGCGCGCTCGGCAGCCATTCGCCGAACAGCGCCAGGTCCAGCCCCTGAATCCCCAACGCCTTCGGTCCACCAGCGGCGCCGGGCAGGGTGCCGACATCCGCGGCGTTCAAACCTTGGGCACGAATCCGCGCCATGGCCCGCGGGCCGGCCTTGAGGGTGAGGGCTGGGAACTTGATATGGATGGCGGTCATACCGGTCTCGATCGTTAGCAAGCTGGCGATTATAAGCTGATGTTGCAAACCCTTGTAGGAGTGAGCCTGCTCGCGATAGCGGTGTATCAGCGCCATATGTGTTGGCTGACACTCCGCTATCGCGAGCAGGCTCACTCCTACAGGGTTTTGCTTCAGGCTGTGGACTGGTGGTGAAGAGGGCACAATGATGGCCATTCAGTTTCAGTTAAGTTGCTCCCGCTAAGGTGCTTACCGTAAGCAACATATAAGAATTCGGAGACACCCATGAACACCCTGACTGCCCTGACCACTGCCTCGATCATCGGCTTCACCGCCAGCCT
Proteins encoded in this window:
- the queD gene encoding 6-carboxytetrahydropterin synthase QueD is translated as MEIFKEFTFESAHRLPHVPDGHKCGRLHGHSFKVAIHLSGDLDPHTGWIRDFSEIKAIFKPLYERLDHNYLNDIPGLENPTSEVLAKFIWKELKPLLPELSAIRIHETCTSGCIYRGE
- a CDS encoding patatin-like phospholipase family protein, whose product is MTAIHIKFPALTLKAGPRAMARIRAQGLNAADVGTLPGAAGGPKALGIQGLDLALFGEWLPSAPRERSLIGASVGSWRFASACLPDAAEGLRRLGHLYAEQHFNKGLTMAEISQSSQRMLNDLLDGRDASILENIHYRLNIMVVKSQGRLAEDHRGRLGLALGSVIADNLRGRARLSRHFERLIIHDPRLAPPLDALTDFPSRFVTLNAGNLRQALLASGSIPMVMEGVRDLPGAGAGTFRDGGLLDYHLDLPYSGDGIVLYPHFTDRVIPGWFDKTLPWRRASVQRLQDVLLLAPSKEYLARLPYGKLPDRNDFKRFMGDAPSRQKYWHTAMDESRRLGDEFLELTANGRLADRLLTL